The sequence below is a genomic window from Rudanella lutea DSM 19387.
CCGGAGGGGAGAAGGTAAAAAGGCGAAGGGATTCATGCCCGTTTGCCCTTATGCCTTCTCCCTTTTCTTTTCTCCCCGTTTATGCGCCTGGTTCGTCATCCGGTTTTGTGCAATTACTACGTCACGTATCGCTGTAATGCGACCTGCGGTTTTTGCGACATCTGGGAACGGCCCTCGCCCTATGTAACTCCCGAAAATGTGGCCGAAAACCTCCGCGACCTGCGTCGGCTGGGGGTGCGGGTGGTCGACTTTACGGGGGGCGAACCGCTGTTGCACCGGCAGCTCGACGGATTGCTGGCTGAGGCCAAAAAACAGGGATTTATTACAACCGTCACGACCAACGGATTGCTGTACCCCAAACAGGCTGAGCGGCTGCGGGGGCTGGTCGATATGCTGCACTTTTCGCTCGATTCGCCCATTGCCGAAGAACACGACCGGCTGCGGGGCGTAAAATGTTTCGATAAGGTGATGGAGTCGATTGCGGTGGCCCGTTCGTTGGGTGAGCGCCCCGACATTCTGTTTACCGTGTTTGAGCACAACATTGATCAGATTGGCGCGGTTTACGAGACCATCTGCAAGCCTAACAACCTCGTTTTAATCCTGAATCCGGTTTTTGCGTACAATGAGGTGGCTACCGGCGGACAGTTTTCCGACGAAAGCCTGCGCAAGCTAACCGAGTGGGGCCGCCGAAAAAATGTGTACCTCAACGACGGCTTTGTGCAGCTCCGGCGCGATGGCGGCAACCACATTGACAAGCCGGTGTGCCGGGCCGCCAGTACTACACTGGTGATTTCGCCCGAAAACAAGCTGGTGCTGCCGTGCTACCATCTTGGTTTACAGGAGTTTCCAATCGAAGGGAAGCTGTACGACCTCTATCGGTCAACTGAGGTGCAGGAGTTGGTGGCGCTGGAGGGCCGGTTGCCGCAATGCGAGGGCTGCGCGATCAACTGCTACATGCAGCCGTCTTTCGCCGTCGAGATTTCCAAATACTGGTGGAAAGCCCTGCCCAGTACGCTGAAGTACAACCGGATCAAAGGCACCTGGAAGTCGTTGCTCTGATTACTGTTTCAATACGGTCCGGCTCACAACACGTCCATCTACGTTTGCTTTCAAAATATACAGACCTGCGGGCAGGTTGCCTACTTCAAATGTGTGCGTATGGTCGCGTTGGGGAGTGGTGAGCTCGGCCGAGGCTACCGAATGTCCCGCGAGACTGTAAAGATGTAACGAGACCGTTTGGGCGGCATTGAGCTGAAGTTGTACCGTGAGCTGGTGCTGCATGGGGTTTGGCGACGCCCAAAAGGCCACTTTCGAGTCGGGGCCGGTGCCCGTAACCAGGCTATTCTCCGTAGCCGGTTCGTAGGGGGGGAGGGTCGACGTTGGGCCGCCTTTATCCTGCACCCGCACCACTGTTTCGGCGTATGTTTCGCCAATTTGTACTCCGTTTCGCCACTCCCGAATCACTACAGCGACGCTGTACTGCCCGGCGCGGGTGGGGGCGTCCCAAATCAGCTGACCCGTTCGGCTGTCGAGCTTGTATGTGCCAGCGCGGACCACATCGTTTGGAAACTGGTAGGCATTAAGCGCAACGGGGGTAGTACAGCCGCTGCCCGTTGCCGCGCTGAGTGGGCGCGCAATCGCATACGATAGGCTGTCGTTATCTGCATCAACAAAACGAAACCGGAGGCTGGTGCGCTGGTTGGTGCTTACCTGCCAGAAATCGGTCGTAGGTTCAAAAACAGGGGTTGCGTTGCGGAGGTTTCCCGTGGCCTGAACCGTCGTAGACAGCACAAAAGGAGCCTCAACCGGCGGGCTGGCGTTGATGTTGGTAGTGCGGTTGGGAAGCTGGATACTCAGACGGTACACGCCCGGCCCGGCGTAGGTGTAGGAGGCTCGGTACACGTTTTCGGAGATAGACGGTTCGACCAAACGCTGACCCGCTCGCGTGAGGGTTATGGTGCTGCCATCGCCTGGGCAGAGCGGAATGGTGCTGGTTTCGGCGGGCCCCTGCGCGTTAGTGCCGTCGAGGAGCAAAACAACAGTAATCTCGTAGGTGTTGCCTGTGGTGTTGCGGGCCTGAATCTGCCCGCCGAGTAAATGCGACGCACAAGTTGGCAGGGCTAAGGCGCAACACAAAGCCCAAACGGTAACCGTTTTCATGATGTGATAGGGATTGGGAAGGAAACGTTATGTTACTAACTGCCTAACCTATATCTTTCGTATAGTGACACTTCATTTGTTTGTTAATCGTCAGATTCCATGCTTTACACCGCCGGGCAGGTTGCCCATTTCAACAAAATCAGCTTCCGTTACCTGCTTACTTCGGTTGATGATCACGTGCTGACAATCCGGCTCAATCGGCCCGAAAAAAAGAATGCATTGAGCCCACTGCTCCTCAACGAACTGGCTTTTGCGCTTGCGTATGCCCACCACACGCCCGAGGTATGGCTGGTTGTGCTGGCGGCTGAAGGCACTGTTTTCTGCGCCGGTATGGATCTCAAAAGTCTGTCGGAAGGGAGCCGGGAAGAACCCACGGTGCCCGAACCATCGGGGCCGGTGCGGCTTGGCGAGCTGATGGCTGGCCTGCACAAACCGTGCATTGGACAAGTGCAGGGGCCGGTACTGGCGGGTGGTTTACTGCTGGTGGCGGGTTGTACGCACGTGGTGGCAGCGGAGGAGGTCACGTTTAGTTTGCCCGAAGTGAAGCGCGGTTTGTACCCGTTTCAGGTCATGGCCAGCCTACTCGAAATTCTGCCCCCGCGTACGGTGATCGACTGGTGCCTCCGGGCCCGTGTGGTATCGGCCGAAGAGGCCCAGCGGCAGGGGCTGGTGACGGAGGTGGTTGCGGCTGCGCAACTGACAGCGGCCGTACAGGAGCTGGTGGCGGAGTTGACAGCGTTTTCGCCTACGGCCATGCAGTTTGGATTACGGGCGTACCAGCAGCTCAAAGGCTTACCCCGCACCGATTGGCAGGCATTTCTGCACGAACAGTTTAGACTGATTCAGCAAACCCCCGACGCGAAAGAAGGAATGGCTGCATTTCTGGAAAAGCGCGCGCCGAAGTGGGAATAAGAAAAAGGAGGAAGGGAAAAGGGAGGAAAGGGAGAAGGAATGCCTTTTTCCCTTTCCTCCTTTCTTCCCTTCCTCCCCTTTTAATTACATTTCCGCCGGGTGTCGATAATGGCTTGTACTTTCCAGGCTCCATTGATCCGAACCAGCGTAAACGCGTTGGAGCCGCAATGGCTTTGCTGCCCGTTGTAGTAAAACGAATATGGCGTGAAGGCCGTGGCCAGATCACCGTCAATTTTGACATCGTAGGTGCCCAGTCGCTCATCGAGTGCGCCCGGCTTGGCTTTCCCGACCGAGGCTACAAACTTGCTAAAGTCATCGTCTTTGACCGATACCTGCCCCTGCCGGTTCAGTACGGTTTGTAGCCGGGCACCGGGCAAAACGGCATCCTTCAATGCGGTGGAGTCGGCTTTGCGCATGGCATCAAAAAATTGCGTGATGGCACCCCGAACAGCCGTTTCATCGGTTGCCGACTGGGCAAAAGCCGGGGCTGCTGCCAACCCCAGAAAAAGTGTAAAAATATGTTTCATGCAATGCGTTGGTTGCGCCCGATAATGAGATAAAGTAAAGGCCCGATAAAAGGCAGAAACAAAATAACCAGCACCCACATCAGCTTGGTGGTCGAGTCCTGAAACGTTGCCCGAAGGGCACTCACCAGAACGAAAATAGGAAAGAGCAAAATGAGACCAGCCACCAGTGATATGGTAGTGATTTCAGTAAATCCGATACCTCCCAGAAAAGCCATGTTGTTTACGTTAAAAGGTGGAAAAAGGGTTTAAAGTTGGAGAAGTAAGCGCTCAGGGCAGGCGGTGAGCGTTCGGTATCGAAATCTGTCCAGTTCGTACAGCCTATCCCCAGCAACCTACAATTTTGTGCACTAAATAGCTGATCAGTAGCTGTGTAAAGGCTATGGGCCAACAAATAATCATTGGCTAAATATACAAATAACTATTTGCTTGTATATACGAGAGGTACTGACTATATGATAAACGGCCGATGCCCGATACAGACAGACTGCATCGGGCATCGGCGCTAAGAAATCCACTCGGTTTATGACTGAGTCGGCAAGGCTCCCAACCAACGCTCGTAGGCTTCGCGGTAAGCACCGTGCGCGCGGGTGTCGGGCTCGATGGTTCGGGTTACGTGCAGCCCCGCAAAGGCCTCAGCGTAGTTTTTGTAGATCCCAGCACCAATACCGGCACCCCGGGCGGCACCCTGCGCCCCATCGGTGTTGTACAGCTCAATTGTACAGCCGCTCAGGTTGGCCAGCGTGTCGCGGAAGAGGGGGCTCAACATCATGTTGGCCTCGCCCGCCCGAATCGTGCGGAGTCCCACGCCTACCTGCTGCATGACTTCCATGCCGTAATACAGCGCAAACACAATGCCCTCCTGAGCTGCCCGAAGCAGGTGCGGCAGCCCGTGCCGGTTTAGTTGCAGTCCATGAAACGATGCGCCCAGATCCTGGTTGGCCAGTACGCGCTCGGCACCGTTGCCAAACGGCAGGCAACTCAGCCCGTCGGCACCCACGGGTGCTTGCAGGGCCAGCTCGTTCATCTGGTTGTAGCTGATGCTTTTTTGCAGAAGCGTGTTGCGAAGCCAGCTGTTGAGAATTCCCGTTCCGTTTACACACAAGAGCACGCCATACCGAGGGGCCTCTGGTGTATGGCTCACGTGCAGGAACGTATTTACGCGCGATTGCGGGTCGTACTGAGCCCGGTCGCTCACACCGTACACTACGCCCGACGTACCGGCCGTAGCGGCAATCTGCCCGGGCTCTACCACATTGAGCGATAGGGCATTGTTGGGTTGGTCGCCCGCCCGGTAGGTTACGGGCGTACCGGGCGCCAGGCCGAGTTCGGCCGCGGCCTCAGCTGTCAGCTCACCTTGCGGGGCAAACGTGGGCCGGAGGGGCGCCATCAGCGATGCATCGAACCCAAAATAGTTCATGAGCATATCGGCGGGTTGTCCGTTTTGGAAGTCCCAAAGGGTTCCTTCCGACAGGCCTGAGGCTGTGGTCACAATCTCACCGGTCATGCGGGCGGCCAGATAATCGCCCGGCAGCATAAACTTGTCGATTTGGGCGTAAACAGCCGGTTCGTTGGCTTTGACCCAGGCCAGTTTGGCGGCCGTGAAGTTGCCCGGCGAGTTGAGCAGGTGGTGCATGGTACGGTCGGCACCCAGCGCATCAAAAGCGGCTTTCCCGTACGGAACGGCCCGGCTATCGCACCAGATGATCGACGGCCGGAGCACCTGAAAATCCTTGTCGACTACCACCAGCCCGTGCATTTGGTACGAAATGCCGATTGCCTTCACGGCTTCGGGCCGAACGTTGGCTTGCTGCATAACCTTACGCGAGGCCAGGCAGGCATTCTCCCACCAACGATTCGGGTCTTGTTCGGCGAAGCCCGGCTCGGGGGCCTCAATTGCCATTTCGGTTTCGGGATAAAAAGCCGACGCCACTACGCCACCGGTTTCGGCATCGATCAGACACGCTTTGACGGACGAACTACCCAGGTCAAATCCGAGAAGATACATTTGGAGGAGGGGTTTAATTGGGGAAACGCCAGTGCCCCAACGCGGGAGGCTGTTTGGTCTAGCTACCCAAACAGCGGATAGTGTACCAAGTGCAACCGATTGCTGGCCTTATTTATTCTGCGAAATAACGCATTTCGTGTTAGGCGGGCAACACCGCACGGAGTACCGCGCGTTTGTGGGCCGGGCCGGGGTGCTTTTCGACCTGAAAACCGGCCGACCGGAGGTTACGCTGCACGTATCCCTTGGCGCAGTAGGTAGTCAGTAGGCCGCCGGGAACCAGCAAAGACGCCATGTGACTGAATACTTCGGGCGTCCATAATTCAGGCTGGCATCTGGTCGAAAAGGCATCAAAAAAAATGACGTGAAACGCCTGGGTAGCCTGAAAATCCTCCAGCCGTGTCAGGTGTTTGGTAAGGTTGAAATAGGGGGTAATGAACGTACTTTCGCCCCAGGGGGCCTCGTGCAGATGGGCCAATGAAGTGGTACCCAGCAGTTGATCGAAGTTGAGGGCGCTGGCGTCGGTGGTCGAGAGCGGATAGAGTTCAACGGCTTCGTAATCGACGGTGCGGCCCAGTTGCTCGGCGGTCTTTACCGTCAGTAGAGCATTCAGACCCGTGCCGAACCCCATTTCAAACACCCGAAGCGGCTGGGCCGAAAACCGGTCGAAGGCCGCCAGTAAGCCCAGTTCGATATATACTCGCTCCG
It includes:
- a CDS encoding radical SAM protein, with product MRLVRHPVLCNYYVTYRCNATCGFCDIWERPSPYVTPENVAENLRDLRRLGVRVVDFTGGEPLLHRQLDGLLAEAKKQGFITTVTTNGLLYPKQAERLRGLVDMLHFSLDSPIAEEHDRLRGVKCFDKVMESIAVARSLGERPDILFTVFEHNIDQIGAVYETICKPNNLVLILNPVFAYNEVATGGQFSDESLRKLTEWGRRKNVYLNDGFVQLRRDGGNHIDKPVCRAASTTLVISPENKLVLPCYHLGLQEFPIEGKLYDLYRSTEVQELVALEGRLPQCEGCAINCYMQPSFAVEISKYWWKALPSTLKYNRIKGTWKSLL
- a CDS encoding T9SS type A sorting domain-containing protein produces the protein MKTVTVWALCCALALPTCASHLLGGQIQARNTTGNTYEITVVLLLDGTNAQGPAETSTIPLCPGDGSTITLTRAGQRLVEPSISENVYRASYTYAGPGVYRLSIQLPNRTTNINASPPVEAPFVLSTTVQATGNLRNATPVFEPTTDFWQVSTNQRTSLRFRFVDADNDSLSYAIARPLSAATGSGCTTPVALNAYQFPNDVVRAGTYKLDSRTGQLIWDAPTRAGQYSVAVVIREWRNGVQIGETYAETVVRVQDKGGPTSTLPPYEPATENSLVTGTGPDSKVAFWASPNPMQHQLTVQLQLNAAQTVSLHLYSLAGHSVASAELTTPQRDHTHTFEVGNLPAGLYILKANVDGRVVSRTVLKQ
- a CDS encoding DUF4440 domain-containing protein, translated to MKHIFTLFLGLAAAPAFAQSATDETAVRGAITQFFDAMRKADSTALKDAVLPGARLQTVLNRQGQVSVKDDDFSKFVASVGKAKPGALDERLGTYDVKIDGDLATAFTPYSFYYNGQQSHCGSNAFTLVRINGAWKVQAIIDTRRKCN
- a CDS encoding enoyl-CoA hydratase/isomerase family protein, which codes for MLYTAGQVAHFNKISFRYLLTSVDDHVLTIRLNRPEKKNALSPLLLNELAFALAYAHHTPEVWLVVLAAEGTVFCAGMDLKSLSEGSREEPTVPEPSGPVRLGELMAGLHKPCIGQVQGPVLAGGLLLVAGCTHVVAAEEVTFSLPEVKRGLYPFQVMASLLEILPPRTVIDWCLRARVVSAEEAQRQGLVTEVVAAAQLTAAVQELVAELTAFSPTAMQFGLRAYQQLKGLPRTDWQAFLHEQFRLIQQTPDAKEGMAAFLEKRAPKWE
- the mnmD gene encoding tRNA (5-methylaminomethyl-2-thiouridine)(34)-methyltransferase MnmD, with amino-acid sequence METTSWLVLTADGSHSFYNAQIDQYYHSVHGARQESERVYIELGLLAAFDRFSAQPLRVFEMGFGTGLNALLTVKTAEQLGRTVDYEAVELYPLSTTDASALNFDQLLGTTSLAHLHEAPWGESTFITPYFNLTKHLTRLEDFQATQAFHVIFFDAFSTRCQPELWTPEVFSHMASLLVPGGLLTTYCAKGYVQRNLRSAGFQVEKHPGPAHKRAVLRAVLPA
- a CDS encoding PLDc N-terminal domain-containing protein; the protein is MAFLGGIGFTEITTISLVAGLILLFPIFVLVSALRATFQDSTTKLMWVLVILFLPFIGPLLYLIIGRNQRIA
- a CDS encoding xylulokinase, with product MYLLGFDLGSSSVKACLIDAETGGVVASAFYPETEMAIEAPEPGFAEQDPNRWWENACLASRKVMQQANVRPEAVKAIGISYQMHGLVVVDKDFQVLRPSIIWCDSRAVPYGKAAFDALGADRTMHHLLNSPGNFTAAKLAWVKANEPAVYAQIDKFMLPGDYLAARMTGEIVTTASGLSEGTLWDFQNGQPADMLMNYFGFDASLMAPLRPTFAPQGELTAEAAAELGLAPGTPVTYRAGDQPNNALSLNVVEPGQIAATAGTSGVVYGVSDRAQYDPQSRVNTFLHVSHTPEAPRYGVLLCVNGTGILNSWLRNTLLQKSISYNQMNELALQAPVGADGLSCLPFGNGAERVLANQDLGASFHGLQLNRHGLPHLLRAAQEGIVFALYYGMEVMQQVGVGLRTIRAGEANMMLSPLFRDTLANLSGCTIELYNTDGAQGAARGAGIGAGIYKNYAEAFAGLHVTRTIEPDTRAHGAYREAYERWLGALPTQS